In Oryza sativa Japonica Group chromosome 2, ASM3414082v1, the following are encoded in one genomic region:
- the LOC136355252 gene encoding uncharacterized protein, producing MEAAAAGSTSLNLVEARSGGRRLGGVGGVGEEAADADGWGMEAAAAGSTSPNLVEAGSGGRCSGCVGGVEEEAADAGGWGMEAAAARSTSPNLVEAGSGSRRSGGIGGVGEEAADAGGWGMDVAAAGSTSSNLVKAGSGSRLSRKRLWRPDLHPGGQIRGWSSVGRQGRQQRRLDPCPGGQRRMDPSRI from the coding sequence atggaggcggcggccgccggatccacgtCTCTGAACCTCGTggaggccagatccggcggtcGCCGGTTGGGTGGCGTTGGAGGAGTCGGGGAAGAGGCCGCGGACGCCGACGGTTgggggatggaggcggcggccgccggatccacgtCTCCGAACCTCGTGGAGGCTGGATCCGGCGGCCGGTGCTCAGGTTGCGTTGGAGGAGTCGAGGAAGAGGCCGCGGACGCCGGCGGTTgggggatggaggcggcggccgccagATCCACGTCTCCGAACCTTGTGGAGGCCGGATCCGGCAGCCGGCGGTCGGGTGGCATTGGAGGAGTCGGGGAAGAGGCTGCAGACGCCGGCGGTTGGGGGATGGATgtggcggccgccggatccacgtCTTCGAACCTCGTGAAGGCCGGATCCGGCAGCCGTCTGTCGAGGAAGAGGCTGTGGCGGCCGGATCTGCATCCCGGAGGCCAGATCCGCGGGTGGTCGTCAGTTGGGAGGCAGGGAAGGCAGCAGCGGCGACTAGATCCATGTCCTGGAGGACAGCGGCGGATGGATCCAAGTAGAATATAG